A single Wolbachia endosymbiont (group A) of Bibio marci DNA region contains:
- a CDS encoding crossover junction endodeoxyribonuclease RuvC, with the protein MSILTLDLGKQTGWAILTDGVIQSGSENFHGSRFSGGGMHFLNFRRWLNEMRERFSDIEAVYFEEVRRHLGTDAAHCYGGFYAVLTAWCEESNIPYQGVPVKTIKRFITGKGNASKGEVIEAVRGKGFFPQDDNEADALALMFYVNNFSKDFNMLNIP; encoded by the coding sequence ATGTCTATTTTAACACTAGACCTCGGCAAACAAACAGGCTGGGCAATTCTGACAGATGGAGTAATTCAAAGTGGCAGTGAAAATTTTCATGGTAGCCGTTTCAGCGGAGGTGGAATGCACTTCTTAAATTTTCGTAGGTGGCTCAATGAGATGAGGGAAAGATTTTCAGATATTGAAGCAGTGTATTTTGAAGAAGTGAGAAGACATCTTGGAACTGATGCAGCTCATTGCTATGGTGGTTTTTATGCCGTTCTGACTGCTTGGTGCGAGGAAAGCAATATACCTTATCAAGGTGTACCTGTCAAGACGATAAAACGTTTTATCACTGGTAAAGGCAATGCAAGTAAGGGTGAAGTTATTGAAGCTGTAAGGGGCAAAGGTTTTTTCCCTCAAGACGATAATGAAGCGGATGCTTTGGCATTGATGTTCTATGTTAATAATTTTAGTAAAGATTTTAATATGCTAAACATCCCATAG